Proteins from a single region of Ignavibacteria bacterium:
- a CDS encoding CHAD domain-containing protein → MTKSKGLRRDTPFSVSASIILSRKYNDARKKTERFLDEATVKNLHSLRIAIRRLRYSLENFEVCFSRKLFEKNIEYLKSLQDLIGIGRDLDMLKENLDNLEPECGIKIPEEINECIDAKKGKNLQEIKLEFLKFLHNKDARHFFTAK, encoded by the coding sequence ATGACAAAATCCAAGGGACTTAGGCGCGATACGCCTTTTTCTGTCTCGGCATCAATAATCCTCAGCAGAAAGTACAATGATGCCAGGAAAAAGACCGAGAGATTTCTTGATGAGGCAACGGTCAAAAATCTTCATTCCTTAAGAATTGCCATAAGGAGGCTCAGGTATTCCCTGGAAAATTTTGAGGTTTGTTTCAGCAGGAAGTTATTCGAGAAGAATATTGAATATCTGAAAAGCCTGCAGGACTTAATCGGCATCGGGCGCGACCTTGATATGCTGAAGGAGAACCTGGATAACCTGGAGCCCGAGTGCGGCATAAAGATTCCGGAAGAAATTAATGAGTGCATTGATGCCAAAAAGGGCAAAAACCTGCAGGAAATTAAGCTGGAGTTTTTGAAATTCCTTCATAATAAAGATGCGAGGCATTTTTTTACAGCAAAATAG
- a CDS encoding metal-dependent hydrolase: MKLRYFSHSACQITTDSGKTILIDPFLDENPTSPVKSKDLKPDYIILTHAHGDHLGDAMKIAEGSKPLFICVFELSNYLSAKGYKTHGMSIGGGHNFDFGRVKFTIAHHGSSAPDGTYCGEPAGVLLFIDGKTLYHTGDTALFYDMKLIGEMNPVDVMLLPIGDNFTMDVRDAVKAVELTNPKVAIPIHYKTFPLIEADPREFKRKLEEKGKECRILEFGQEMAV; the protein is encoded by the coding sequence ATGAAACTGAGATATTTTTCGCATTCCGCGTGCCAGATTACGACGGATAGCGGGAAAACGATACTGATTGATCCTTTTCTGGATGAAAACCCTACCTCTCCTGTAAAGTCTAAGGATCTAAAACCCGACTACATAATTCTTACGCATGCCCACGGCGACCACTTAGGTGACGCGATGAAAATTGCAGAAGGGAGCAAGCCCTTATTTATCTGTGTCTTTGAGCTTTCAAATTATCTTTCTGCCAAGGGGTACAAGACTCACGGCATGAGCATCGGGGGCGGGCACAATTTTGATTTCGGGCGGGTGAAGTTTACGATTGCGCACCACGGCTCAAGCGCTCCCGACGGCACGTACTGCGGCGAGCCTGCAGGGGTACTTCTTTTTATTGACGGGAAGACCTTATATCACACGGGTGACACGGCCTTGTTCTATGATATGAAACTGATCGGAGAGATGAACCCGGTAGATGTAATGCTTCTTCCTATAGGTGACAATTTTACTATGGACGTCAGGGACGCTGTTAAGGCGGTTGAGCTAACGAATCCGAAAGTGGCAATTCCGATCCATTACAAGACATTTCCTCTAATTGAGGCCGATCCGAGGGAGTTTAAGAGGAAGCTGGAAGAGAAGGGCAAGGAGTGCCGCATACTGGAATTCGGGCAGGAGATGGCGGTTTAG
- a CDS encoding MerR family transcriptional regulator, whose product MKELGIKKLYYSISEVSKITGLEQYVLRYWENEFEDLKPSKNRAGNRIYTNKDIQVILRIKKLLKEEKYTIEGAKKNLKEVEPEVPQQADPAPEVKVEESEAEIKVKKVEEDMPAIKRDLELLRNFLIYLQSKL is encoded by the coding sequence TTGAAAGAACTCGGAATAAAGAAGCTATACTATTCAATAAGTGAAGTAAGTAAAATTACAGGCTTGGAGCAGTACGTCTTAAGGTATTGGGAGAACGAATTTGAGGACTTAAAACCCTCGAAAAACAGGGCAGGCAACAGGATATACACAAATAAGGATATTCAGGTAATCCTAAGGATCAAAAAGCTTCTGAAGGAAGAGAAGTACACGATAGAGGGAGCCAAAAAGAATCTTAAGGAAGTTGAGCCTGAAGTGCCGCAGCAGGCCGATCCGGCGCCTGAAGTGAAGGTTGAGGAGAGCGAGGCAGAAATAAAAGTAAAAAAAGTTGAAGAAGATATGCCTGCAATAAAAAGAGACCTTGAACTATTACGGAATTTTTTGATATATTTACAGAGTAAGTTATAA
- a CDS encoding TIGR02253 family HAD-type hydrolase, whose product MIKAVIFDLDNTLVDFMKMKRRAIEAAIPAMIDAGLDMTIEEANKKINEIYLEQGIEYQHVFDLFLQKAINRVDNKILASGIVAYRRAREAELTPYPHVYSTLIQLSKMGLKLGIVSDAPVKEAWLRLATLNFHNFFDAVVTFDETGERKPSPVPFRAVLFKLDTNPEESIMVGDWVERDIVGASQLGMKTAFAKYGDTFNNQANIADFELNDISDLIPIIRELNSVQV is encoded by the coding sequence ATGATTAAGGCAGTAATATTTGATCTGGATAATACGCTGGTAGATTTCATGAAGATGAAAAGAAGAGCAATTGAGGCAGCGATTCCCGCAATGATAGATGCAGGCCTGGACATGACAATTGAAGAGGCAAACAAGAAGATAAATGAAATTTATCTTGAGCAGGGAATTGAGTACCAGCATGTTTTTGACCTTTTCCTGCAGAAAGCAATTAACAGGGTAGATAACAAGATACTGGCTTCAGGCATTGTTGCCTACAGGCGGGCCAGGGAAGCCGAACTGACGCCTTATCCTCACGTTTATTCCACCTTAATTCAGCTTTCAAAGATGGGCTTAAAGCTGGGCATTGTTTCGGATGCCCCGGTAAAAGAGGCCTGGCTGAGGCTGGCAACGCTGAATTTCCACAACTTCTTTGATGCTGTTGTGACTTTTGATGAGACAGGCGAAAGAAAACCGAGTCCCGTGCCTTTCAGGGCGGTACTCTTTAAGCTGGATACAAATCCTGAAGAATCAATAATGGTAGGCGACTGGGTTGAGAGGGATATTGTTGGGGCCTCGCAGCTCGGGATGAAGACCGCATTTGCAAAATACGGTGATACATTCAACAATCAGGCTAACATAGCCGACTTTGAGCTGAACGATATAAGTGATCTTATTCCGATTATCAGGGAGTTAAACAGCGTTCAAGTCTGA
- a CDS encoding acetylornithine/succinylornithine family transaminase: protein MKTLLEKEKELFLPTYNRIPIEISRGEGVYLIDSKGDRYLDFFSGLAVNALGYAHPKIVEAVCSQIGKFGHLSNNFITDVQVEFTEKLLKYSKMTRAFLANSGTEAIEGTIKLIRLKMGSDKKIFSLTNSFHGRTYGAMTLTAREKYQKGFEPLVPNVGHIEFNNVKDLEKKAGKDTAAIIFEFIQGEGGINEVSEEFIRKVVELRDKYGFIFVADAIQDGIGRSGKAFVHEYYGVEPDIIVTAKAIGGGLPLGAFLTTDRLKDVFTAGKHGTTFGGNPVSCAAGKVVLEEVFEHGLLEKVYENGNYFKAELNKLKEELPGDIKDVRGKGYMLGVELYYEASPVVKAMRERKVLSNATNVNVIRILPPLIATKENIDLYLSVLKDAIKNK, encoded by the coding sequence ATGAAAACATTACTGGAAAAAGAAAAAGAGCTGTTCCTTCCTACCTATAACCGCATTCCAATTGAAATTTCACGCGGCGAAGGAGTCTATCTTATTGATTCCAAGGGCGACAGGTACCTGGATTTCTTCTCCGGCCTTGCAGTAAATGCACTGGGCTATGCTCATCCCAAAATTGTTGAAGCCGTATGCAGCCAGATCGGAAAGTTCGGGCACCTTTCAAATAATTTCATTACGGATGTACAGGTTGAGTTTACTGAGAAGTTATTAAAGTATTCAAAAATGACGCGCGCCTTTCTTGCCAACAGCGGCACTGAGGCTATTGAAGGGACAATTAAGCTTATCAGGCTCAAAATGGGTTCCGATAAGAAGATATTTTCTCTTACCAATTCATTCCACGGCAGGACCTATGGCGCAATGACGCTTACTGCAAGGGAAAAGTACCAGAAGGGTTTTGAACCGCTTGTACCCAATGTGGGCCACATTGAATTCAATAACGTTAAGGACCTGGAAAAGAAAGCGGGCAAGGATACTGCTGCCATCATATTCGAATTCATACAGGGTGAAGGCGGAATTAACGAGGTCTCAGAAGAGTTCATACGCAAGGTCGTAGAGCTGAGAGACAAGTACGGGTTCATATTTGTTGCCGATGCAATTCAGGACGGAATTGGAAGAAGCGGCAAGGCGTTCGTGCATGAATATTACGGCGTGGAGCCGGATATAATTGTAACTGCCAAGGCTATTGGAGGAGGTCTTCCTTTGGGAGCGTTCCTTACAACCGACAGGCTTAAGGATGTGTTTACAGCGGGCAAGCACGGCACAACATTCGGCGGAAACCCGGTGAGCTGCGCCGCGGGTAAGGTTGTTCTTGAAGAGGTCTTTGAGCACGGACTTCTGGAGAAGGTTTATGAGAATGGAAATTACTTCAAGGCGGAGCTTAATAAATTAAAAGAGGAATTGCCCGGCGACATTAAAGACGTAAGGGGCAAAGGCTATATGCTTGGTGTGGAGCTTTATTACGAGGCTTCCCCGGTAGTTAAAGCCATGAGGGAGAGGAAAGTGCTTTCCAACGCTACAAACGTTAACGTGATAAGAATTCTGCCTCCTCTTATTGCAACAAAAGAAAACATAGATTTATATTTAAGCGTTCTAAAAGACGCAATTAAAAACAAGTAG
- a CDS encoding CehA/McbA family metallohydrolase, with protein sequence LMGTLNAQGKWFKGNTHTHTTNSDGVFSPGPTIEIYRSNNYDFLVISDYNYITPVSQYNRPDFLLINGEEITFSKHVNGIGISEIITPVGNYLRMAISAVKAQNGISILNHPLWAPTRCYFNDIYSIPDLKYMEIYNTSTEPERIQEYLALWDSLLSGNKVIYGVASDDMHELVHVGHGWIQVHALSLLQDSILSAMRRGDFYSSSGIELSYIRFDGKTISISSVNGDQIKFIGMNGKVLAKTEGKSAIYQIYGDESYVRTEISNKNGQMAWTQPIFLKGQNPIELNPITPGEYQIQQNFPNPFNAGTIIDYSLPVESYVKVDVYNILGELVETPVNGREQSGFHEIFISSDLLKSGVYLYQIRAHSLDNKWFYHTIKKMMCIK encoded by the coding sequence TTAATGGGCACCCTGAATGCACAAGGCAAATGGTTTAAGGGCAATACCCACACCCATACCACGAATAGTGATGGTGTGTTTTCCCCAGGTCCAACAATTGAAATTTATAGAAGTAATAATTACGACTTCCTTGTAATTAGTGACTATAATTATATTACCCCCGTTTCACAATATAACAGACCCGATTTCTTACTTATTAATGGAGAAGAAATTACCTTTTCAAAACATGTAAACGGGATCGGTATTTCTGAAATAATTACTCCCGTAGGCAATTATTTAAGAATGGCCATTTCTGCCGTAAAAGCTCAAAATGGGATCTCCATCCTGAATCATCCCCTCTGGGCCCCAACAAGATGTTACTTTAATGATATTTATTCAATTCCTGACCTGAAATATATGGAGATTTATAATACTTCTACAGAACCAGAAAGAATTCAGGAATATTTAGCATTGTGGGATAGTTTACTTTCCGGCAATAAAGTAATCTATGGAGTAGCTAGTGATGATATGCATGAGCTGGTGCATGTTGGACATGGCTGGATTCAGGTACATGCTCTTTCACTGCTGCAGGACAGTATATTGTCAGCTATGAGAAGAGGTGATTTTTACTCCTCCTCTGGTATTGAACTTTCATATATTCGCTTTGATGGAAAAACAATTTCCATTTCAAGCGTTAATGGGGATCAAATTAAGTTCATCGGTATGAATGGGAAAGTATTAGCGAAGACTGAAGGTAAATCAGCCATTTACCAGATATATGGCGACGAGTCGTATGTGCGTACTGAAATATCTAATAAGAATGGGCAAATGGCCTGGACCCAGCCAATATTTCTAAAAGGACAAAACCCGATTGAACTAAATCCAATAACACCCGGTGAATATCAAATTCAACAAAACTTTCCCAATCCGTTTAATGCAGGTACAATCATCGACTATTCTCTGCCGGTTGAAAGTTATGTGAAGGTTGATGTATATAATATACTGGGAGAACTTGTGGAAACCCCGGTCAATGGTCGTGAGCAATCAGGATTCCATGAAATATTTATTAGTTCTGATTTATTAAAGTCCGGAGTTTATTTATACCAGATTCGTGCACATTCTTTGGACAATAAATGGTTTTATCATACAATTAAAAAAATGATGTGCATAAAATAA
- a CDS encoding ParA family protein, with the protein MAKVISIANQKGGVGKTTTAINLSASIAAAENKTLLIDIDPQANSTSGLGYDGNNKSVYDVLVGQDDISNCITNTYMPFLDLLPSTINLVGAEVELINVDVRESILKKAIATIEERYDYVFIDCPPSLSILTLNSLTASNSVLIPVQCEYFALEGLGQLLNTINIVKKHFNPNLMIEGVLLTMFDTRLRLSHQVAEEVKKYFGNKVFDTVIQRNVRISEAPSHAKPVILYDAVSAGAQNYIGLASELMKRNLVENSQQDKVNE; encoded by the coding sequence ATGGCAAAAGTAATATCAATAGCGAATCAGAAGGGCGGCGTAGGTAAAACTACCACTGCAATCAATTTATCTGCCTCAATTGCTGCGGCTGAAAATAAGACCTTATTAATAGACATTGATCCGCAGGCAAATTCCACCTCAGGCCTGGGTTACGATGGAAATAATAAATCGGTTTATGATGTGCTCGTCGGCCAGGATGACATCAGCAACTGCATTACAAATACTTATATGCCTTTTCTGGACCTCCTGCCTTCGACAATTAACCTTGTAGGAGCCGAAGTTGAGCTCATTAATGTTGATGTAAGGGAATCCATACTGAAAAAAGCGATTGCAACGATAGAGGAGAGGTACGATTACGTTTTTATAGACTGTCCTCCATCATTGAGCATACTGACTTTGAATTCATTGACCGCTTCAAATTCAGTTTTAATTCCGGTTCAGTGTGAATATTTCGCCCTGGAGGGTTTAGGGCAGCTGTTAAATACTATCAACATCGTAAAGAAGCACTTTAATCCTAATCTGATGATTGAAGGAGTACTTCTGACCATGTTTGATACGCGCCTAAGGCTTTCTCATCAGGTTGCCGAAGAAGTAAAAAAATACTTTGGGAATAAGGTATTTGATACTGTAATTCAAAGAAATGTCAGAATTTCTGAAGCTCCAAGTCATGCCAAGCCGGTTATACTCTACGATGCAGTTTCGGCAGGCGCCCAAAATTACATTGGCTTAGCTTCAGAACTGATGAAAAGAAACTTAGTAGAAAATTCACAACAAGATAAAGTAAATGAGTAA
- a CDS encoding 3-dehydroquinate dehydratase, translating to MRILVLNGPNLNLLGMRDKDHYGTLTLEEIEKVVREKYPEEQFEFFQSNHEGGLIDRIQQASGDFDALIINPGGYAHTSVAIKDALTECKIPKIEVHLSNLSGRDDFRQVLITATSCNGYVSGFKEKGYLAAVYLIKEILSNK from the coding sequence ATGAGAATTCTTGTGCTCAACGGGCCGAATCTGAACCTCCTTGGGATGAGGGATAAGGATCATTACGGAACATTGACCCTGGAGGAAATTGAGAAGGTTGTAAGGGAAAAGTATCCAGAGGAACAGTTTGAATTTTTCCAGTCCAACCACGAAGGGGGGCTGATTGACAGGATTCAGCAGGCATCCGGGGATTTTGACGCACTTATAATTAACCCGGGCGGCTATGCGCACACCTCTGTAGCCATAAAGGATGCACTGACCGAATGTAAAATACCCAAAATTGAAGTTCATCTTTCAAACCTATCGGGAAGGGATGATTTCCGGCAGGTGCTGATTACGGCAACCTCGTGCAACGGGTATGTATCGGGATTTAAGGAAAAGGGTTATCTGGCTGCAGTATACCTCATAAAAGAGATTTTAAGCAATAAGTAA
- a CDS encoding ParB/RepB/Spo0J family partition protein, whose translation MSNNKFRPGLGRGLDALISPNLQNNNNNNLTVPASDIKPDDGQGVDVLAKLPLSSISPNPYQPRIEFDPAALEELKKSILANGLIQPVTVRRTGPQKYELISGERRFRACGEIGYKEIPAYIIKVDTKEAMLALALIENIQREKLNAIEVAQAYKRLMDECSLTQEEISEQVGKDRSTITNSIRLLKLPKEIQDSLIKEEISPGHARALINLPNEAFQLELLKKIIKENLTVRKVEELVKQLALGGQAAKKPKAGSQGVVQSVSQRDFEDRLRRIFGTKVSCKQKQDGTGEIVIDFYSKDELERLYEMFEIIGKMYN comes from the coding sequence ATGAGTAATAATAAGTTCAGACCAGGCCTCGGCAGAGGTTTAGATGCTTTAATATCACCAAATTTACAGAACAACAACAACAATAATCTAACAGTCCCGGCAAGCGACATAAAGCCAGACGACGGGCAGGGTGTGGATGTACTGGCAAAGCTTCCTTTAAGCTCAATTTCGCCTAACCCTTACCAGCCAAGAATTGAATTTGACCCGGCGGCGCTGGAAGAATTAAAGAAATCCATTCTTGCAAACGGCCTCATACAGCCTGTTACTGTAAGGAGAACCGGGCCTCAGAAGTACGAACTGATTTCAGGTGAAAGAAGGTTCAGGGCCTGCGGTGAGATAGGCTACAAGGAAATTCCCGCATACATCATCAAGGTTGATACAAAAGAAGCAATGCTTGCCCTGGCTCTCATTGAGAATATTCAAAGAGAAAAGCTTAATGCAATTGAAGTTGCACAGGCTTACAAGCGCCTTATGGATGAATGCAGTTTAACACAGGAAGAAATTTCGGAGCAGGTGGGAAAAGACCGCTCCACAATTACAAACTCGATCAGGCTTCTTAAGCTGCCGAAGGAAATTCAGGACAGCCTAATAAAAGAGGAAATAAGTCCGGGTCATGCCCGTGCATTAATCAATCTGCCCAATGAAGCATTCCAGCTCGAGCTGTTAAAAAAGATTATAAAGGAAAACCTTACAGTACGCAAGGTTGAGGAACTGGTTAAGCAGTTAGCCTTAGGCGGGCAGGCTGCAAAGAAGCCAAAGGCAGGAAGCCAGGGCGTGGTGCAGTCAGTTTCGCAGAGGGATTTTGAGGACCGCCTAAGAAGAATTTTCGGCACAAAAGTTTCCTGCAAACAAAAACAGGATGGAACTGGTGAGATAGTCATCGATTTCTATTCAAAGGATGAACTTGAACGTTTATATGAGATGTTTGAGATAATTGGCAAAATGTATAATTAA
- the nadB gene encoding L-aspartate oxidase, with amino-acid sequence MEINTDVLIIGSGIAGLYAALKVDEHFRVVIVTKKSKAESNTNLAQGGIASVIDSKDSYEKHIEDTLIAGAGLCKKEAVEILVTEGPKRIHDLIDIGAKFTLKDGKLDLAKEGGHSAHRIVHAADLTGAEVERALIEAITSRKNITLLENHIAIDLITEHNVYQLKEQEINNRHCWGAYVLDVKSREVKTITAQKTLLATGGLGQVYLHTTNPLIATGDGFAIAYRAGAKIGNMEFIQFHPTSFYHSSDYGNVSKPAFLISEAVRGFGGILRTKDGQEFMYKYDSRKELAPRDIVARAIDNELKKRGDEHVYLDITHKDKDQIKEHFPHIYKNCLEAGIDISKDYIPVVPAAHYACGGVVVDTCGRASLKNLYACGEVSMTGVHGANRLASNSLLEALVFSFRAAMDMNATIDKEPSKIPQIPLWDDSGTLTHDEMIMITHSIKEVKQVMWDYVGIVRSNLRLDRAFHRIHNLYLEIEDMYKKARVFESILELRDLITCSHMIIKSAKMRKESRGLHYTLDYLKQSEELHDTIIQNRIL; translated from the coding sequence ATGGAAATTAACACAGACGTACTGATTATTGGAAGCGGAATTGCCGGGCTTTATGCGGCGCTTAAAGTTGATGAACATTTCCGTGTTGTTATTGTTACTAAAAAGAGCAAGGCCGAATCGAACACTAACCTTGCACAGGGCGGTATTGCCTCTGTTATCGATTCAAAGGATTCTTACGAAAAGCATATTGAAGACACTTTAATTGCAGGAGCGGGACTCTGCAAGAAAGAGGCCGTGGAAATTCTGGTTACAGAAGGCCCGAAGAGAATTCATGATCTAATAGATATTGGCGCTAAGTTTACGCTCAAGGACGGCAAGCTGGACCTTGCAAAAGAAGGAGGCCACTCGGCACACAGGATTGTGCACGCAGCTGACCTTACGGGCGCCGAGGTTGAAAGGGCTCTGATTGAAGCCATCACTTCGCGCAAGAATATTACGCTCTTGGAAAACCACATTGCAATTGACCTCATAACCGAGCACAACGTTTACCAGTTAAAGGAGCAGGAGATAAATAACCGTCACTGCTGGGGTGCATACGTGCTGGATGTAAAAAGCAGGGAGGTCAAGACAATTACGGCACAGAAGACACTGCTGGCTACAGGCGGACTGGGGCAGGTTTACCTGCACACGACAAATCCGTTGATTGCAACGGGCGACGGCTTTGCAATTGCATACCGTGCAGGCGCAAAAATTGGAAATATGGAGTTCATACAGTTCCATCCGACTTCATTTTACCATTCATCTGACTATGGCAATGTCTCCAAGCCCGCATTCCTTATATCTGAAGCCGTAAGGGGTTTCGGAGGGATTTTAAGGACAAAGGACGGGCAGGAGTTCATGTATAAGTACGACTCCAGGAAAGAGCTTGCTCCGCGCGACATTGTTGCACGCGCAATAGACAATGAGCTGAAGAAACGGGGCGACGAGCATGTTTACCTGGATATCACGCATAAGGACAAGGATCAGATTAAAGAGCATTTTCCGCACATCTATAAAAACTGCCTTGAGGCAGGGATAGACATTTCAAAGGATTACATCCCCGTTGTTCCGGCAGCGCACTATGCATGCGGAGGCGTTGTAGTGGATACGTGCGGGAGGGCATCGTTAAAGAACCTTTATGCATGCGGTGAAGTATCTATGACGGGCGTGCACGGTGCAAACCGCCTTGCAAGCAACTCTCTTTTGGAAGCACTAGTATTTTCTTTCAGGGCCGCAATGGATATGAATGCAACGATAGACAAAGAGCCTTCAAAGATACCTCAGATACCGTTGTGGGATGATTCGGGCACGCTGACTCATGATGAGATGATAATGATTACTCACAGCATTAAAGAGGTTAAGCAGGTGATGTGGGATTACGTTGGGATTGTAAGATCCAACCTCAGGCTGGACAGAGCCTTTCACCGCATACACAACCTGTACCTTGAAATTGAGGATATGTATAAGAAAGCCAGGGTATTCGAATCGATACTTGAATTAAGAGACCTGATTACGTGTTCGCACATGATAATCAAGTCGGCCAAAATGAGAAAAGAAAGCCGCGGTCTTCATTATACGCTCGATTACTTAAAGCAGTCGGAAGAGCTTCACGATACAATAATTCAGAACAGGATCCTTTAA